A single window of Aphidius gifuensis isolate YNYX2018 linkage group LG1, ASM1490517v1, whole genome shotgun sequence DNA harbors:
- the LOC122860762 gene encoding phosphatidate phosphatase LPIN3 isoform X2: MYSMNYIGKFISNFRDFYNEINAATLTGAIDVIVVEQDDGSYTCSPFHVRFGKLGVLRSREKVVDIEINGEAQNIHMKLGDSGEAFFVEEVPLDGSHNDSDIPPHLACSPIPDDNLFPQRRFQLLSNLPKEQHEKILRDSVLSIEREKLQQMSLLPSNKRENYLIEQFPDLPAEYRDKWLKIEYEKKTYEEKDEIFREILSTMSTLQKQQMIRDKYSSLKIKDREDLFKKNFPELPAEQRPLFEKALLNDWRSNDDKIIINNNKNNTSINTEEEEIFDMENIDNIDDDNKINIPTPKSFIAVTSTDRIRKISVVNNDFIPINDDTQSSTKEKSSDESNTSIDPKKNKDEIQEDVKITLSSSKRKRKRKSIMKKKGSQRKASNGSSSQTEISENDGIIIDESINDIKNPSPVVEDNDKIQIDTLNHASPPPPPSDYHFFSDTEVTKPSSPVQSDTEFEMRKIQQEGKDRDDDNKTHQQSWRWGELPSPPPDVTHSLTLSSTTTVPVNDAEAQRSMLSGMFSFMKKTSRVRHNPESEGIYLSDINADELDPEVAALYFPSSHRESTVAKERKAAAAASASAANEDDEEEEEDTESGNGPSLPQSPNSVDGAIGGCKMLDSDYDEHKNTLEITMSLCGGLDTDTGPTNESFIEHQIHYDDICNDIKIYDNPNLVIKINGKYYNWMTACPIIVTLVSFQRYLPQNAVENLLPMHHQDDKKENINNNTTKDNEARSGGAGGGGGYSSWFSWRRSTSQPPKKNIDINEVDGPVQVQSVDTVEFKNNELNETPEMTINIIKNNNDNNNLSLNTTDDNKIIKKLSKKKSNKHDGEGYSGSEDSDSNENISQGIKIPKERRSYYESNDKYRKTLRLSSEQIASLNLKEGPNEVVFSVTTAYQGTSRCKCHIYKWRWDDKIVISDIDGTITKSDVLGHILPIVGKDWAQSGVAQLFTKIKNNGYRLLYLSARAIGQARVTREYLKSIKQDDLSLPEGPLLLNPTSLISAFHREVIEKKPERFKISCLSDIQALFPDGSKPFYAGYGNRINDVWAYRAVGIPIMRIFTINHRGELKHELTQTFQSSYSNMSFIVDQLFPAFREDAADEFSNFSYWRDPILELPNLETLSLDNSTAQ, encoded by the exons atgtacagtATGAATTACATTGGTAAATTTATAAGTAATTTTcgtgatttttataatgaaataaatgcaGCAACATTAACTGGTGCAAttgatgttattgttgttgagcAAGATGATGGATCATATACATGTTCACCATTTCATGTGAGATTTGGAAAATTAGGAGTGTTAAGATCACGAGAAAAAGTT GttgatattgaaataaatggaGAAGCTcaaaatatacatatgaaaCTTGGTGATTCTGGTGAGGCATTTTTTGTTGAAGAAGTACCACTTGATGGTAGTCATAATGATTCAGATATACCACCACATCTAGCATGCTCACCAATACcagatgataatttatttcctCAACGTAGATTTCaactattatcaaatttaccaaaagaacaacatgaaaaaatactACGTGATTcagtattatcaattgaacgtgaaaaattacaacaaatgTCATTATTACCATCAAATAAacgtgaaaattatttaattgaacaatTTCCAGATTTACCAGCAGAATATCGTGATAAATGGcttaaaattgaatatgaaaaaaaaacatatgaagaaaaagatgaaatatTTCGTGAAATATTAAGTACAATGTCAACattacaaaaacaacaaatgattagagataaatattcatcattaaaaattaaagatagagaagatttatttaaaaaaaattttccagaaTTACCAGCTGAACAAAGACCATTATTTGAAAAagcattattaaatgattggcgttcaaatgatgataaaataataataaataataataaaaataatacatcaataaatactgaagaagaagaaatatttgatatggaaaatattgataatattgatgatgataataaaataaatataccaacACCAAAATCATTTATTGCTGTAACATCAACTGATAGAATACGTAAAATATctgttgttaataatgattttataccaataaatgatgatacacAAAGttcaacaaaagaaaaatcaagtgATGAATCAAATACAAGTATTgatcctaaaaaaaataaagatgaaataCAAGAAGatgttaaaataacattatcatcatcaaaaagaaagagaaaaagaaaaagtattatgaaaaaaaagggttcACAAAGAAAAGCTAGTAATGGAAGTAGTAGTCAAACTGAAATTAGTGAAAATGatggtattattattgatgaatcaataaatgatattaaaaatccaAGTCCAGTTGTTGaggataatgataaaattcaaattgataCATTAAATCAtgcatcaccaccaccaccaccaagtgattatcattttttcagtGACACTGAAGTGACAAA GCCTAGTTCACCAGTACAATCAGATACTGAATTTGAAATGCGAAAAATACAACAAGAAGGTAAAGATagagatgatgataataaaacacaTCAACAAAGTTGGCGATGGGGTGAATTACCAAGTCCACCACCAGATGTAACACATTCATTGACATtgtcatcaacaacaactgtACCAGTTAatgatg cCGAAGCTCAAAGATCAATGCTAAGTGGAATGTtttcatttatgaaaaaaacatcACGTGTTAGACATAATCCAGAATCTGAGGGTATTTATTTGAGTGATATTAATGCTGATGAATTAGATCCAGAAGTTGCTGCACTTTATTTTCCATCATCACATCGTGAATCAACAGTAGCtaaag aaagaaaagctgctgctgctgcttcTGCTTCTGCTGctaatgaagatgatgaagaagaagaagaagatacAGAATCTGGTAATGGACCAAGTTTACCACAATCTCCAAATAGTGTTGATGGTGCAATTGGTGGTTGTAAAATGTTAGACAGTGATTATGATGAGCATAAAAATACACTTGAAATAACAATGTCACTTTGTGGTGGTTTAGATACTGATACTGGTCCAACAAATGAATCATTTATTGAACATCAAATTCATTATGATGACATTTGtaatgacataaaaatatatgataatccAAATttggttattaaaattaatggtaaatattataattggaTGACGGCATGTCCAATTATTGTAACATTAGTTTCATTTCAACGTTATTTACCACAAAAtgctgttgaaaatttattaccaaTGCATCatcaagatgataaaaaagaaaatatcaacaacaatactACCAAAGATAATGAAGCAAGAAGTGGTggtgctggtggtggtggtggttatAGTTCATGGTTTTCATGGCGTAGATCAACTTCTCaaccaccaaaaaaaaatattgatattaatgaaGTTGATGGACCAGTTCAAGTACAATCAGTTGATacagttgaatttaaaaataacgaattaaatgaaacacctgaaatgacaattaatataataaaaaataataatgataataataatttatcattaaatacaacagatgataataaaataataaaaaaattaagtaaaaaaaaaagtaataaacatGATGGTGAGGGTTATAGTGGTAGTGAAGATTCAGAtagtaatgaaaatatatcacaaggtattaaaataccaaaagAAAGACGTTCATATTAtgaatcaaatgataaatatcgtaAAACATTACGTTTATCATCAGAACAAATagcaagtttaaatttaaaagaaggaCCAAATGAAGTTGTATTTAGTGTTACAACAGCATATCAAGGTACATCACGTTGTAAatgtcatatatataaatggcGTTGGGATGATAAAATAGTTATATCTGATATTGATGGTACAATAACTAAATCTGATGTACTTGGTCATATATTACCAATTGTTGGAAAAGATTGGGCACAATCTGGTGTTGCACaattatttactaaaattaaaaataatggatatagattattatatttatcagcaCGTGCTATTGGACAAGCAAGAGTTACacgtgaatatttaaaaagtattaaacaagATGATTTATCATTACCAGAAGgaccattattattaaatccaACAAGTTTAATATCAGCATTTCATCGTgaagttattgaaaaaaaaccagaacgttttaaaatttcttgtttGAGTGATATTCAAGCATTATTTCCAGATGGTTCTAAACCATTTTATGCTGGTTATGGTAATCGTATTAAT GATGTTTGGGCTTATCGAGCTGTTGGTATTCCAATTATgagaatatttacaataaatcatCGTGGTGAATTGAAACACGAATTGACACAAACATTCCAATCATC atattCAAACATGAGTTTTATTGTTGATCAACTATTCCCAGCTTTTCGTGAAGATGCTGCTGATGAATTTAGCAATTTTTCATACTGGCGTGATCCAATTTTGGAACTACCAAATCTTGAAACTTTAAGTCTCGATAACTCAACAGCTCAATaa
- the LOC122860762 gene encoding phosphatidate phosphatase LPIN1 isoform X4, producing MYSMNYIGKFISNFRDFYNEINAATLTGAIDVIVVEQDDGSYTCSPFHVRFGKLGVLRSREKVVDIEINGEAQNIHMKLGDSGEAFFVEEVPLDGSHNDSDIPPHLACSPIPDDNLFPQRRFQLLSNLPKEQHEKILRDSVLSIEREKLQQMSLLPSNKRENYLIEQFPDLPAEYRDKWLKIEYEKKTYEEKDEIFREILSTMSTLQKQQMIRDKYSSLKIKDREDLFKKNFPELPAEQRPLFEKALLNDWRSNDDKIIINNNKNNTSINTEEEEIFDMENIDNIDDDNKINIPTPKSFIAVTSTDRIRKISVVNNDFIPINDDTQSSTKEKSSDESNTSIDPKKNKDEIQEDVKITLSSSKRKRKRKSIMKKKGSQRKASNGSSSQTEISENDGIIIDESINDIKNPSPVVEDNDKIQIDTLNHASPPPPPSDYHFFSDTEVTKNRDSRPSSPVQSDTEFEMRKIQQEGKDRDDDNKTHQQSWRWGELPSPPPDVTHSLTLSSTTTVPVNDERKAAAAASASAANEDDEEEEEDTESGNGPSLPQSPNSVDGAIGGCKMLDSDYDEHKNTLEITMSLCGGLDTDTGPTNESFIEHQIHYDDICNDIKIYDNPNLVIKINGKYYNWMTACPIIVTLVSFQRYLPQNAVENLLPMHHQDDKKENINNNTTKDNEARSGGAGGGGGYSSWFSWRRSTSQPPKKNIDINEVDGPVQVQSVDTVEFKNNELNETPEMTINIIKNNNDNNNLSLNTTDDNKIIKKLSKKKSNKHDGEGYSGSEDSDSNENISQGIKIPKERRSYYESNDKYRKTLRLSSEQIASLNLKEGPNEVVFSVTTAYQGTSRCKCHIYKWRWDDKIVISDIDGTITKSDVLGHILPIVGKDWAQSGVAQLFTKIKNNGYRLLYLSARAIGQARVTREYLKSIKQDDLSLPEGPLLLNPTSLISAFHREVIEKKPERFKISCLSDIQALFPDGSKPFYAGYGNRINDVWAYRAVGIPIMRIFTINHRGELKHELTQTFQSSYSNMSFIVDQLFPAFREDAADEFSNFSYWRDPILELPNLETLSLDNSTAQ from the exons atgtacagtATGAATTACATTGGTAAATTTATAAGTAATTTTcgtgatttttataatgaaataaatgcaGCAACATTAACTGGTGCAAttgatgttattgttgttgagcAAGATGATGGATCATATACATGTTCACCATTTCATGTGAGATTTGGAAAATTAGGAGTGTTAAGATCACGAGAAAAAGTT GttgatattgaaataaatggaGAAGCTcaaaatatacatatgaaaCTTGGTGATTCTGGTGAGGCATTTTTTGTTGAAGAAGTACCACTTGATGGTAGTCATAATGATTCAGATATACCACCACATCTAGCATGCTCACCAATACcagatgataatttatttcctCAACGTAGATTTCaactattatcaaatttaccaaaagaacaacatgaaaaaatactACGTGATTcagtattatcaattgaacgtgaaaaattacaacaaatgTCATTATTACCATCAAATAAacgtgaaaattatttaattgaacaatTTCCAGATTTACCAGCAGAATATCGTGATAAATGGcttaaaattgaatatgaaaaaaaaacatatgaagaaaaagatgaaatatTTCGTGAAATATTAAGTACAATGTCAACattacaaaaacaacaaatgattagagataaatattcatcattaaaaattaaagatagagaagatttatttaaaaaaaattttccagaaTTACCAGCTGAACAAAGACCATTATTTGAAAAagcattattaaatgattggcgttcaaatgatgataaaataataataaataataataaaaataatacatcaataaatactgaagaagaagaaatatttgatatggaaaatattgataatattgatgatgataataaaataaatataccaacACCAAAATCATTTATTGCTGTAACATCAACTGATAGAATACGTAAAATATctgttgttaataatgattttataccaataaatgatgatacacAAAGttcaacaaaagaaaaatcaagtgATGAATCAAATACAAGTATTgatcctaaaaaaaataaagatgaaataCAAGAAGatgttaaaataacattatcatcatcaaaaagaaagagaaaaagaaaaagtattatgaaaaaaaagggttcACAAAGAAAAGCTAGTAATGGAAGTAGTAGTCAAACTGAAATTAGTGAAAATGatggtattattattgatgaatcaataaatgatattaaaaatccaAGTCCAGTTGTTGaggataatgataaaattcaaattgataCATTAAATCAtgcatcaccaccaccaccaccaagtgattatcattttttcagtGACACTGAAGTGACAAA gAACCGGGATTCTAGGCCTAGTTCACCAGTACAATCAGATACTGAATTTGAAATGCGAAAAATACAACAAGAAGGTAAAGATagagatgatgataataaaacacaTCAACAAAGTTGGCGATGGGGTGAATTACCAAGTCCACCACCAGATGTAACACATTCATTGACATtgtcatcaacaacaactgtACCAGTTAatgatg aaagaaaagctgctgctgctgcttcTGCTTCTGCTGctaatgaagatgatgaagaagaagaagaagatacAGAATCTGGTAATGGACCAAGTTTACCACAATCTCCAAATAGTGTTGATGGTGCAATTGGTGGTTGTAAAATGTTAGACAGTGATTATGATGAGCATAAAAATACACTTGAAATAACAATGTCACTTTGTGGTGGTTTAGATACTGATACTGGTCCAACAAATGAATCATTTATTGAACATCAAATTCATTATGATGACATTTGtaatgacataaaaatatatgataatccAAATttggttattaaaattaatggtaaatattataattggaTGACGGCATGTCCAATTATTGTAACATTAGTTTCATTTCAACGTTATTTACCACAAAAtgctgttgaaaatttattaccaaTGCATCatcaagatgataaaaaagaaaatatcaacaacaatactACCAAAGATAATGAAGCAAGAAGTGGTggtgctggtggtggtggtggttatAGTTCATGGTTTTCATGGCGTAGATCAACTTCTCaaccaccaaaaaaaaatattgatattaatgaaGTTGATGGACCAGTTCAAGTACAATCAGTTGATacagttgaatttaaaaataacgaattaaatgaaacacctgaaatgacaattaatataataaaaaataataatgataataataatttatcattaaatacaacagatgataataaaataataaaaaaattaagtaaaaaaaaaagtaataaacatGATGGTGAGGGTTATAGTGGTAGTGAAGATTCAGAtagtaatgaaaatatatcacaaggtattaaaataccaaaagAAAGACGTTCATATTAtgaatcaaatgataaatatcgtaAAACATTACGTTTATCATCAGAACAAATagcaagtttaaatttaaaagaaggaCCAAATGAAGTTGTATTTAGTGTTACAACAGCATATCAAGGTACATCACGTTGTAAatgtcatatatataaatggcGTTGGGATGATAAAATAGTTATATCTGATATTGATGGTACAATAACTAAATCTGATGTACTTGGTCATATATTACCAATTGTTGGAAAAGATTGGGCACAATCTGGTGTTGCACaattatttactaaaattaaaaataatggatatagattattatatttatcagcaCGTGCTATTGGACAAGCAAGAGTTACacgtgaatatttaaaaagtattaaacaagATGATTTATCATTACCAGAAGgaccattattattaaatccaACAAGTTTAATATCAGCATTTCATCGTgaagttattgaaaaaaaaccagaacgttttaaaatttcttgtttGAGTGATATTCAAGCATTATTTCCAGATGGTTCTAAACCATTTTATGCTGGTTATGGTAATCGTATTAAT GATGTTTGGGCTTATCGAGCTGTTGGTATTCCAATTATgagaatatttacaataaatcatCGTGGTGAATTGAAACACGAATTGACACAAACATTCCAATCATC atattCAAACATGAGTTTTATTGTTGATCAACTATTCCCAGCTTTTCGTGAAGATGCTGCTGATGAATTTAGCAATTTTTCATACTGGCGTGATCCAATTTTGGAACTACCAAATCTTGAAACTTTAAGTCTCGATAACTCAACAGCTCAATaa
- the LOC122860762 gene encoding phosphatidate phosphatase LPIN3 isoform X1: MYSMNYIGKFISNFRDFYNEINAATLTGAIDVIVVEQDDGSYTCSPFHVRFGKLGVLRSREKVVDIEINGEAQNIHMKLGDSGEAFFVEEVPLDGSHNDSDIPPHLACSPIPDDNLFPQRRFQLLSNLPKEQHEKILRDSVLSIEREKLQQMSLLPSNKRENYLIEQFPDLPAEYRDKWLKIEYEKKTYEEKDEIFREILSTMSTLQKQQMIRDKYSSLKIKDREDLFKKNFPELPAEQRPLFEKALLNDWRSNDDKIIINNNKNNTSINTEEEEIFDMENIDNIDDDNKINIPTPKSFIAVTSTDRIRKISVVNNDFIPINDDTQSSTKEKSSDESNTSIDPKKNKDEIQEDVKITLSSSKRKRKRKSIMKKKGSQRKASNGSSSQTEISENDGIIIDESINDIKNPSPVVEDNDKIQIDTLNHASPPPPPSDYHFFSDTEVTKNRDSRPSSPVQSDTEFEMRKIQQEGKDRDDDNKTHQQSWRWGELPSPPPDVTHSLTLSSTTTVPVNDAEAQRSMLSGMFSFMKKTSRVRHNPESEGIYLSDINADELDPEVAALYFPSSHRESTVAKERKAAAAASASAANEDDEEEEEDTESGNGPSLPQSPNSVDGAIGGCKMLDSDYDEHKNTLEITMSLCGGLDTDTGPTNESFIEHQIHYDDICNDIKIYDNPNLVIKINGKYYNWMTACPIIVTLVSFQRYLPQNAVENLLPMHHQDDKKENINNNTTKDNEARSGGAGGGGGYSSWFSWRRSTSQPPKKNIDINEVDGPVQVQSVDTVEFKNNELNETPEMTINIIKNNNDNNNLSLNTTDDNKIIKKLSKKKSNKHDGEGYSGSEDSDSNENISQGIKIPKERRSYYESNDKYRKTLRLSSEQIASLNLKEGPNEVVFSVTTAYQGTSRCKCHIYKWRWDDKIVISDIDGTITKSDVLGHILPIVGKDWAQSGVAQLFTKIKNNGYRLLYLSARAIGQARVTREYLKSIKQDDLSLPEGPLLLNPTSLISAFHREVIEKKPERFKISCLSDIQALFPDGSKPFYAGYGNRINDVWAYRAVGIPIMRIFTINHRGELKHELTQTFQSSYSNMSFIVDQLFPAFREDAADEFSNFSYWRDPILELPNLETLSLDNSTAQ; encoded by the exons atgtacagtATGAATTACATTGGTAAATTTATAAGTAATTTTcgtgatttttataatgaaataaatgcaGCAACATTAACTGGTGCAAttgatgttattgttgttgagcAAGATGATGGATCATATACATGTTCACCATTTCATGTGAGATTTGGAAAATTAGGAGTGTTAAGATCACGAGAAAAAGTT GttgatattgaaataaatggaGAAGCTcaaaatatacatatgaaaCTTGGTGATTCTGGTGAGGCATTTTTTGTTGAAGAAGTACCACTTGATGGTAGTCATAATGATTCAGATATACCACCACATCTAGCATGCTCACCAATACcagatgataatttatttcctCAACGTAGATTTCaactattatcaaatttaccaaaagaacaacatgaaaaaatactACGTGATTcagtattatcaattgaacgtgaaaaattacaacaaatgTCATTATTACCATCAAATAAacgtgaaaattatttaattgaacaatTTCCAGATTTACCAGCAGAATATCGTGATAAATGGcttaaaattgaatatgaaaaaaaaacatatgaagaaaaagatgaaatatTTCGTGAAATATTAAGTACAATGTCAACattacaaaaacaacaaatgattagagataaatattcatcattaaaaattaaagatagagaagatttatttaaaaaaaattttccagaaTTACCAGCTGAACAAAGACCATTATTTGAAAAagcattattaaatgattggcgttcaaatgatgataaaataataataaataataataaaaataatacatcaataaatactgaagaagaagaaatatttgatatggaaaatattgataatattgatgatgataataaaataaatataccaacACCAAAATCATTTATTGCTGTAACATCAACTGATAGAATACGTAAAATATctgttgttaataatgattttataccaataaatgatgatacacAAAGttcaacaaaagaaaaatcaagtgATGAATCAAATACAAGTATTgatcctaaaaaaaataaagatgaaataCAAGAAGatgttaaaataacattatcatcatcaaaaagaaagagaaaaagaaaaagtattatgaaaaaaaagggttcACAAAGAAAAGCTAGTAATGGAAGTAGTAGTCAAACTGAAATTAGTGAAAATGatggtattattattgatgaatcaataaatgatattaaaaatccaAGTCCAGTTGTTGaggataatgataaaattcaaattgataCATTAAATCAtgcatcaccaccaccaccaccaagtgattatcattttttcagtGACACTGAAGTGACAAA gAACCGGGATTCTAGGCCTAGTTCACCAGTACAATCAGATACTGAATTTGAAATGCGAAAAATACAACAAGAAGGTAAAGATagagatgatgataataaaacacaTCAACAAAGTTGGCGATGGGGTGAATTACCAAGTCCACCACCAGATGTAACACATTCATTGACATtgtcatcaacaacaactgtACCAGTTAatgatg cCGAAGCTCAAAGATCAATGCTAAGTGGAATGTtttcatttatgaaaaaaacatcACGTGTTAGACATAATCCAGAATCTGAGGGTATTTATTTGAGTGATATTAATGCTGATGAATTAGATCCAGAAGTTGCTGCACTTTATTTTCCATCATCACATCGTGAATCAACAGTAGCtaaag aaagaaaagctgctgctgctgcttcTGCTTCTGCTGctaatgaagatgatgaagaagaagaagaagatacAGAATCTGGTAATGGACCAAGTTTACCACAATCTCCAAATAGTGTTGATGGTGCAATTGGTGGTTGTAAAATGTTAGACAGTGATTATGATGAGCATAAAAATACACTTGAAATAACAATGTCACTTTGTGGTGGTTTAGATACTGATACTGGTCCAACAAATGAATCATTTATTGAACATCAAATTCATTATGATGACATTTGtaatgacataaaaatatatgataatccAAATttggttattaaaattaatggtaaatattataattggaTGACGGCATGTCCAATTATTGTAACATTAGTTTCATTTCAACGTTATTTACCACAAAAtgctgttgaaaatttattaccaaTGCATCatcaagatgataaaaaagaaaatatcaacaacaatactACCAAAGATAATGAAGCAAGAAGTGGTggtgctggtggtggtggtggttatAGTTCATGGTTTTCATGGCGTAGATCAACTTCTCaaccaccaaaaaaaaatattgatattaatgaaGTTGATGGACCAGTTCAAGTACAATCAGTTGATacagttgaatttaaaaataacgaattaaatgaaacacctgaaatgacaattaatataataaaaaataataatgataataataatttatcattaaatacaacagatgataataaaataataaaaaaattaagtaaaaaaaaaagtaataaacatGATGGTGAGGGTTATAGTGGTAGTGAAGATTCAGAtagtaatgaaaatatatcacaaggtattaaaataccaaaagAAAGACGTTCATATTAtgaatcaaatgataaatatcgtaAAACATTACGTTTATCATCAGAACAAATagcaagtttaaatttaaaagaaggaCCAAATGAAGTTGTATTTAGTGTTACAACAGCATATCAAGGTACATCACGTTGTAAatgtcatatatataaatggcGTTGGGATGATAAAATAGTTATATCTGATATTGATGGTACAATAACTAAATCTGATGTACTTGGTCATATATTACCAATTGTTGGAAAAGATTGGGCACAATCTGGTGTTGCACaattatttactaaaattaaaaataatggatatagattattatatttatcagcaCGTGCTATTGGACAAGCAAGAGTTACacgtgaatatttaaaaagtattaaacaagATGATTTATCATTACCAGAAGgaccattattattaaatccaACAAGTTTAATATCAGCATTTCATCGTgaagttattgaaaaaaaaccagaacgttttaaaatttcttgtttGAGTGATATTCAAGCATTATTTCCAGATGGTTCTAAACCATTTTATGCTGGTTATGGTAATCGTATTAAT GATGTTTGGGCTTATCGAGCTGTTGGTATTCCAATTATgagaatatttacaataaatcatCGTGGTGAATTGAAACACGAATTGACACAAACATTCCAATCATC atattCAAACATGAGTTTTATTGTTGATCAACTATTCCCAGCTTTTCGTGAAGATGCTGCTGATGAATTTAGCAATTTTTCATACTGGCGTGATCCAATTTTGGAACTACCAAATCTTGAAACTTTAAGTCTCGATAACTCAACAGCTCAATaa